CTTTTGAAGAAGGTTATCGATCTGCGCCAGGGCAGTCTGAAGTTGAATCTGGGGATCTGCACTTTCAAGGCAACTGAATTGCTCCGGCCGTGCTCCTGCTCGCCATCGTGCTCGCGTGAACTGCGCGACCTGATTCCCCACGATCCCCATGAGAATCTCCGGTTGGATCTGCCGCGTTGAGTGCCTGTGACCATTCATTGTGTATGTCGTCATCTCTGGATCCTTGAGAAGCATTCTGAGCAATCACAAAATGACCCTCACGGAATGGCTTGTCTGTTCGGCAGCGAACAATGATGGCTTCCGATGCTCCCGTCGCGTGTGTACTGAGTCGATCAAGGGCTTGCTGGCGGGAATGTGCGGTACCGCACAGAGATATGGCTGGCCTGAAGCTAGTCTTGTCATTTACATGTATGCCGATTCAGAAACGCCATGAGGGAATTTTGATGATGAACAGTTTCCGAGCCTCCACGTCGCGGTTTGCCACGCCAGTCGCCCCAGACGCTTCTTGCCGGCAGATATCCTTCATTCTCAGAGCGAGCGCGGGCGCGGCGTTGTTATTGCTTACCGTCCCGGTGTTGGCACAGACTGCACCCGACCTTGGGTCGACCAGCTCCTTTGCGATCACCTCTGAAACCTTTACCAATACGACAGCCGGGACCGCTATAACGGGTGACGTCTGTTACACGATCGATCCTGCCGTCGATCCGACCATTGTCGGAACCGAAGAGACGCCATGCCCGGCTGTGGTCGGCACGGATCAGAGTGCCGCCCGGGCCGAGCTGGATGCACAGTCATGTACTTCGATCGGTGCCGCCGTAGCGCTGGACGAGATCAGCATCGGCGGCGGGCCGCCGGGAGAGTTCCCGCCCGGCTGTTACTCGAGTACCGGTGCAATGAGCATTACCACAGGTACTACGGTCACCCTGAGCGGCGAAGGTGTTTACATCTTCAGGCCCGATGGTGCGCTTGATCCGGCAGCCAATTCGAGTGTCGTAACCGCCGACGGGGCCTGTTCGGACTCCGTCTTCTGGACGCCCACCGGCGGTACGACGATTGGCGCCAATGCCGCCTTTGTCGGAACCGTGTTTCGGGGTACGGCCGCAGGCCTCAGCATTACACTGGGGGACTCGGCATCGCTTGACGGTCGGGCCCTGGCGTACGGTTCGACCGTCACCACCGCCAACAATGCCATTGCCGTGCCACAAGAATGCTCGGAACCCGGCACCGGAACCATCATTGTCGAAAAGCAGACCAACCCGCAAGGTAGCCCTGAAAGCTTTGCATTTACCGGCGATGCCCTCGGCAGTCTGAGCGATGGCGAGCAGATCGTGGTCGACAANNNNNNNNNNNNNNNNNNNNNNNNNNNNNNNNNNNNNNNNNNNNNNNNNNCAGGCCAACCCTTCTGATACGGGCGACTCTTTCGGCTTCAGCGGTGATCTGGGCAACTTCAGCCTGATGCACGGCGAGTTCGTCGTGGAGACACGCACACCCGGCGTTTACGCGGTCAGCGAAAACGTGCCGGACGGCTGGCAACTTGACAGCGCTACTTGCGACGACGGCTCGCCGGTCAATGCCATCGATCTTGGGGCTGGCGAGAGCGTCACCTGCACATTTATCAATTCGCAGCAGGTGGAGTCGCGGAGTGTGCCGATTTTTTCACAGGGCGGGATTGCACTGTTTGTCTTGATAATGATGGTCATGGCTGCAGTATTCCTACGGCATCTTGATCTGAATCGAAGATAGTTGTTGCAGTTCCGGAGTGAAGACCCTGGCCGCTCGCGCGGTCAGGGTTCTTTTATTGGCGTGGCGGAGTCCAATACTTCGATCAGCGGCATCGTCATTGCATCAAGGCTCAGTGAGCCAATGTAATGTGCGACATCGCACAGAGTCGTGAAAAACTCTGGATTAGCCTTGGTGCTCATTCCTCTGTTGGATACCCAACAGGGAGAGAGTCTTGAAAAAGAAGAATTCCCGAGGCCCGCTTGCGGGGATCATCGGGTCATCTCCACCGGGAGGGGGCTCGTTTCAGCGGAGAGCGTCGCGCATTGTCAGGCCGAGCGCCGCAGTGGTGCTGCTATTGATGGTCATCCCCGCATTGTCCCAGACTGCGCCGGACCTTGGGTCGACCAGCCCATTCGGAATCGTTTCCGAAACCTTCACCAATACCGCCGGGACGACTGTGGATGGCGATGTCTGTTACACGACTCCGCCTGCAGTCAATCCGACTGTAACCGGGACAATCTTTGTTCCATGTCCGCCTGAAACGGGAACGGACCAGAATGCCGCCCGGGCCTACCTCGACGTGCAGGCCTGTACTGATATCGGTGCCGCCGTCGCGCTGGATCAAATCAGTATCGGTGGTGGGCCGGCCGGAGAGTTCCCGCCCGGCTGCTACTCGAGTTCCGGTGCAATGACCATCACCGCGGATACGACGGTAACCCTGAGCGGTGATGGGGTATTCATTTTCAGGCCGGCCGGTGCGCTGAGTCCGGCGGCCGGTTCCAGTGTGATCGCAGCTGATGGCGTCTGCACGGACAATGTCTTCTGGACGCCCGGGGGTGGTACAACCATCGGCGCCAATGCCGCTTTTGTCGGAACGGTGTTTCGGGGTACGGCTGCCGGACTCAGCATTACGCTGGGAGATTCGGCAACGCTCGAGGGCAGGGCTCTGGCATTTGGCTCGACGGTCACCACTGCCAACAACACAATTACCGTTCCCGATGCATGCGCGGAGGAACCAGGCACCATTATCGTCGAGAAGAAGACCAATCCGCCAGGCAGCCTGCAAAGCTTTGCCTTCACCGGCGATGCCGCCGGCAACCTGATCGATGATGGGCAAATCATCGTCGACAATCTGGCGCCGGGCAACTACAGTTCAACCGAGACGGTTCCGGAAGGCTGGAAGCTGACCGACATCGTGTGCAACGATGCCGACAGCACCGGCGATCTCACAACGGCCACGGCAAACTTCGTGCTCGACGCCGGCGAGACCGTGACCTGCGTGTTCACCAACACCCAGCGGGGCTCGATCACCGTCGAGAAACAGACCCTGCCCGAAGGCAGCCTGCAGGCGTTCGATTTCACCGGCGATGTCGCCGGCTCACTCACTGACGGCAACAGCATCACGGTGCTGGTCGATCCGGGCACCTACACCTCAACCGAGACCCTGCCGGCCGGCTGGGATCTGACCTCGATCGTCTGTGACGACAGCGACAGCACCGGAAATACCGGCACGGCGACCGCGACCTTTAACGTCGCCGCCGATGAAGCGGTGCGCTGTGTGTTCACCAACACCCAGCGCGGCACGATCGTTGTCGAGAAACAGACCCTGCCCGACGGCTCGCCCGATGCGTTCACCTTCACCGGTAACGCGGCGGGCG
This portion of the Wenzhouxiangella sp. XN201 genome encodes:
- a CDS encoding ice-binding family protein, which codes for MVLLLMVIPALSQTAPDLGSTSPFGIVSETFTNTAGTTVDGDVCYTTPPAVNPTVTGTIFVPCPPETGTDQNAARAYLDVQACTDIGAAVALDQISIGGGPAGEFPPGCYSSSGAMTITADTTVTLSGDGVFIFRPAGALSPAAGSSVIAADGVCTDNVFWTPGGGTTIGANAAFVGTVFRGTAAGLSITLGDSATLEGRALAFGSTVTTANNTITVPDACAEEPGTIIVEKKTNPPGSLQSFAFTGDAAGNLIDDGQIIVDNLAPGNYSSTETVPEGWKLTDIVCNDADSTGDLTTATANFVLDAGETVTCVFTNTQRGSITVEKQTLPEGSLQAFDFTGDVAGSLTDGNSITVLVDPGTYTSTETLPAGWDLTSIVCDDSDSTGNTGTATATFNVAADEAVRCVFTNTQRGTIVVEKQTLPDGSPDAFTFTGNAAGEISDGQQITVGNLVPGNYSSTETVPANWKLTGISCNDGNSSGDVG
- a CDS encoding ice-binding family protein — translated: MPIQKRHEGILMMNSFRASTSRFATPVAPDASCRQISFILRASAGAALLLLTVPVLAQTAPDLGSTSSFAITSETFTNTTAGTAITGDVCYTIDPAVDPTIVGTEETPCPAVVGTDQSAARAELDAQSCTSIGAAVALDEISIGGGPPGEFPPGCYSSTGAMSITTGTTVTLSGEGVYIFRPDGALDPAANSSVVTADGACSDSVFWTPTGGTTIGANAAFVGTVFRGTAAGLSITLGDSASLDGRALAYGSTVTTANNAIAVPQECSEPGTGTIIVEKQTNPQGSPESFAFTGDALGSLSDGEQIVVD